In Pseudofrankia saprophytica, one genomic interval encodes:
- the hemE gene encoding uroporphyrinogen decarboxylase, with product MAVGAPSALTAPAGPRRPGLAERASLLRAARREPTDATPVWFMRQAGRALPEYRALRAGVPMLDSCQDAALVTEITLQPVRRFGTDAAIFFSDIVVPLVAIGVDVDIVPGTGPVVAEPIRDAAGLAQLRPISPDDVPYIHDAVRLLLAELGDTPLIGFAGAPFTLASYLVEGGPSRTHAKTKELMYSNPSLWHALLDRLAEITIGFLRVQVDAGIDALQLFDSWAGALDEADYRRYVAPHSARVLAAFEDAGVPRIHFGVNTGELLTAMGEAGADVVGVDWRVGLDEAARRVGPGRALQGNLDPTAVFAPRDVLAEKVRDVLLRGSKAEGHIFNLGHGVLPETDPGVLAHIVDLVHGG from the coding sequence ATGGCTGTGGGAGCTCCGTCTGCCTTGACCGCGCCCGCCGGGCCTCGCCGGCCCGGGCTGGCGGAACGCGCGTCCCTGCTGCGCGCCGCCCGGCGGGAGCCGACCGACGCGACGCCGGTGTGGTTCATGCGCCAGGCCGGCCGGGCCCTGCCGGAGTACCGGGCGCTGCGCGCCGGGGTGCCGATGCTGGACTCCTGCCAGGACGCCGCGCTGGTCACCGAGATCACGCTGCAGCCGGTCCGCCGGTTCGGCACGGACGCGGCGATCTTCTTCTCGGACATCGTCGTACCGCTGGTCGCGATCGGCGTGGACGTCGACATCGTGCCCGGGACCGGGCCGGTGGTGGCCGAGCCGATCCGCGACGCGGCCGGTCTCGCGCAGCTGCGCCCGATCTCGCCTGACGACGTCCCCTACATCCACGACGCGGTCCGGCTGCTGCTCGCCGAGCTCGGCGACACCCCGCTGATCGGCTTCGCCGGGGCGCCGTTCACGCTGGCCAGCTACCTCGTCGAGGGCGGCCCGAGCCGGACGCACGCGAAGACCAAGGAGCTGATGTACAGCAACCCCTCGCTGTGGCACGCGCTGCTGGACCGCCTCGCCGAGATCACCATCGGCTTCCTGCGGGTGCAGGTCGACGCGGGCATCGACGCGCTGCAGCTGTTCGACTCCTGGGCCGGCGCGCTCGACGAGGCCGACTACCGCCGCTACGTCGCCCCGCACAGCGCCCGGGTGCTGGCCGCCTTCGAGGACGCCGGGGTGCCGCGGATCCACTTCGGCGTCAACACCGGTGAGCTGCTCACCGCGATGGGCGAGGCGGGCGCGGACGTCGTCGGTGTCGACTGGCGGGTCGGCCTCGACGAGGCGGCCCGCCGGGTCGGCCCGGGCCGCGCCCTGCAGGGCAACCTGGACCCCACCGCGGTGTTCGCCCCCCGGGACGTGCTCGCCGAGAAGGTCCGTGACGTGCTGCTGCGTGGGTCCAAGGCCGAGGGGCACATCTTCAACCTCGGCCATGGCGTGCTGCCCGAGACCGACCCGGGCGTGCTGGCCCACATCGTCGACCTCGTTCATGGCGGCTAG
- a CDS encoding DUF3000 domain-containing protein: MGVPLSPDAGSARAAVTAATTTTPALAGPGLFVATATALREALGTLRPELAVREATPPSRVAPYAFALAASLAGDDEDLAAGRLVLLFDPAGHNAWEGTARLVCYARAAVEPEVATDPMLPEVAWSWLVEAMAAHGVGVRALGGTVTTTTSRRFGVLAPDGDSFDVEMRCSWSPDWAETAGRPRPGGEGGTPWSAQGTAAHLHAFADLLAAMAGLPPRIAGVVSLPGRRF, encoded by the coding sequence ATGGGCGTCCCGTTGTCACCCGACGCCGGGTCCGCGCGAGCGGCGGTGACGGCGGCGACCACGACGACGCCGGCCCTCGCGGGGCCGGGCCTGTTCGTCGCCACGGCCACGGCGTTGCGGGAGGCCTTGGGCACGCTGCGCCCCGAGTTGGCCGTCCGGGAGGCGACGCCGCCGAGCCGGGTCGCGCCCTACGCGTTCGCGCTCGCGGCCAGCCTCGCCGGCGATGACGAGGACCTCGCCGCCGGCCGGCTCGTCCTCCTGTTCGATCCGGCGGGGCACAACGCCTGGGAGGGCACCGCCCGGCTGGTCTGCTATGCCCGCGCCGCCGTCGAGCCCGAGGTCGCGACCGACCCGATGCTGCCCGAGGTGGCATGGTCCTGGCTGGTCGAGGCGATGGCGGCGCACGGCGTGGGCGTCCGGGCACTCGGTGGCACGGTCACCACGACGACGTCGCGCCGCTTCGGGGTGCTCGCGCCCGACGGCGACAGCTTCGACGTCGAGATGCGCTGCTCCTGGTCTCCCGACTGGGCGGAGACAGCCGGCCGGCCCCGTCCCGGCGGGGAGGGTGGGACGCCCTGGTCGGCCCAGGGCACGGCCGCCCACCTGCATGCGTTCGCCGACCTGCTGGCCGCCATGGCCGGCCTGCCGCCCCGCATCGCCGGCGTCGTCTCTCTCCCCGGACGCCGCTTCTAA
- a CDS encoding Fur family transcriptional regulator, giving the protein MAAALDFQGMLRGAGLRVTRPRMAVLGAVFAHAHADTDSIIGVVRRELPEVSHQAVYDSLHALTAAGLVRRIQPAGSVARYESRVGDNHHHVVCRSCGDIADVDCAVGEAPCLTASDDRGYSIDEAEVTYWGLCPACSAGPAPDRA; this is encoded by the coding sequence ATGGCCGCCGCCTTGGACTTCCAGGGGATGCTGCGAGGGGCCGGTCTGCGTGTGACCCGACCTCGGATGGCCGTGCTGGGCGCTGTGTTCGCCCACGCACATGCCGACACGGACTCGATCATCGGCGTCGTTCGCCGGGAGCTGCCCGAGGTGTCGCACCAGGCCGTGTATGACTCGCTGCATGCGCTGACGGCCGCGGGGCTGGTGCGGCGCATCCAGCCGGCCGGCTCCGTGGCCCGCTACGAGTCGAGAGTCGGGGACAACCACCACCACGTCGTGTGCCGGTCGTGCGGCGACATCGCCGACGTCGACTGCGCCGTCGGCGAGGCGCCGTGCCTGACCGCGTCCGACGACCGTGGCTACTCGATCGACGAGGCCGAGGTCACCTACTGGGGCCTGTGCCCGGCCTGCTCGGCCGGGCCCGCGCCCGATCGTGCCTGA
- the hemG gene encoding protoporphyrinogen oxidase — protein sequence MRVVIVGGGIAGLAAAHALAGRAEVTVLEAGDRVGGKLRTTPLAGLDIEEGAESFLARVPEGLRLARQVGLGHDIVHPDTTSASLWINGRLRPIPPNTLLGVPTDALGLIRSRVLSPWGLVRAAADLVLPRAKMPDDPTVGDYVGARVGRQVVDRLVDPLLGGVYAGRADALSLRATVPQLVPILAEDRSLLLGAHRVRARTGPAAAPAVAAAPSPVFASVRGGLGAFAARVAEASGATVRTGVLARRLTQVEGGWRVDFDESGPAGDAGPDAVAVGPRGSGSLDADAVILAVPAGAARELLSPVAPRAAAPLAGVPYASIGLVTLVFRDVDLPAGSGFLVPARERATIKAATYLTSKWPHVSGGGPLRVIRASVGRAGADRDLRRSDTELAGVVAAEIAHATGLSARPVASRVSRWGGALPQYLPGHLERVVMVRRALPPGLALAGAGYDGVGIPACIRSGEAAAAAVLRPETDVVGAVSRPASEEE from the coding sequence GTGCGAGTGGTGATTGTCGGCGGGGGTATCGCGGGGCTGGCCGCGGCGCATGCGCTGGCCGGCCGGGCCGAGGTGACCGTGCTGGAGGCCGGCGACCGGGTGGGCGGCAAGCTGCGCACCACCCCGCTCGCGGGGCTCGACATCGAGGAGGGTGCCGAGTCCTTCCTGGCCAGGGTCCCGGAAGGTCTTCGGCTGGCCCGCCAGGTCGGCCTCGGCCACGACATCGTCCATCCCGACACCACCTCGGCGTCGCTGTGGATCAACGGGCGGCTGCGGCCGATCCCGCCGAACACGCTGCTCGGGGTGCCGACCGACGCGCTGGGGCTGATCCGCTCCCGGGTGCTGTCCCCGTGGGGACTGGTGCGCGCCGCAGCCGACCTGGTGCTGCCGCGCGCGAAGATGCCGGACGACCCGACGGTCGGTGACTACGTCGGTGCCCGGGTCGGGCGCCAGGTCGTCGACCGGCTGGTCGACCCGCTGCTCGGTGGCGTCTACGCCGGCCGGGCCGATGCGCTGTCGCTGCGCGCGACCGTCCCGCAGCTGGTGCCGATCCTGGCCGAGGACCGCTCGCTGCTGCTCGGCGCCCACCGGGTGCGGGCACGCACCGGGCCGGCGGCGGCGCCGGCCGTCGCCGCGGCGCCCTCGCCGGTGTTCGCCTCGGTGCGCGGCGGCCTCGGCGCCTTCGCCGCCCGGGTCGCCGAGGCCAGTGGCGCGACCGTGCGCACCGGGGTGCTGGCGCGCCGGCTCACCCAGGTGGAAGGCGGCTGGCGCGTCGACTTCGACGAGTCCGGCCCGGCCGGCGACGCCGGCCCGGATGCCGTGGCGGTCGGGCCGCGTGGCAGTGGCTCGCTGGATGCCGACGCGGTGATCCTCGCGGTCCCCGCCGGGGCCGCGCGCGAGCTGCTCAGCCCGGTCGCGCCGCGGGCCGCAGCGCCGCTGGCCGGCGTGCCGTACGCCTCGATCGGGCTGGTCACGCTCGTCTTCCGTGACGTCGACCTGCCGGCCGGCAGCGGTTTCCTGGTGCCGGCCCGGGAACGCGCGACGATCAAGGCCGCGACCTACCTGACCTCGAAGTGGCCGCACGTGTCCGGCGGCGGTCCGCTGCGGGTGATCCGCGCGAGCGTCGGGCGGGCGGGCGCCGACCGGGACCTGCGCCGCTCCGACACCGAGCTCGCCGGGGTGGTGGCCGCGGAGATCGCGCATGCCACCGGCCTGTCGGCCAGGCCGGTCGCGAGCCGGGTGAGCCGGTGGGGCGGGGCGCTGCCGCAGTACCTGCCGGGTCATCTGGAGCGGGTCGTGATGGTGCGACGGGCGCTGCCGCCGGGGCTCGCGCTCGCCGGCGCGGGCTACGACGGGGTCGGCATTCCCGCCTGCATCCGGTCCGGTGAGGCCGCGGCGGCGGCGGTGCTTCGGCCCGAGACGGATGTGGTCGGCGCGGTAAGCCGCCCCGCGAGCGAGGAAGAATAG
- the hemQ gene encoding hydrogen peroxide-dependent heme synthase encodes MSSTQPSSTSQPESSSQLETTSPRQEPGTQHGETAKSARDLNAEMLYTSWSVFAARRPLPADRSAVAAEADALLDGALAKDVYTRGVYEISGYRADADLMIWWTCPDPDLLQETYQRFRQTTLGAHLDPVWSAVGLHRPAEFNRSHIPAYVRREDPRDYVCVYPFNRSLEWYLLPDYERRGMLSEHGIMGREYEDVRANTVSAFGLGDYEWLLAFEADQLHRIVDCIRHLRSSAARRHTRLETPFYTGARKPIADIVAALP; translated from the coding sequence ATGTCGTCCACCCAGCCTTCGTCCACGTCGCAGCCGGAGTCCTCATCCCAGCTGGAGACCACGTCCCCGCGGCAGGAGCCCGGTACCCAGCACGGTGAGACGGCGAAGTCCGCCCGGGACCTGAACGCGGAGATGCTCTACACCAGCTGGTCGGTGTTCGCCGCCCGGCGGCCGCTGCCTGCCGACCGGTCCGCCGTCGCGGCCGAGGCGGACGCGCTGCTCGACGGCGCGCTCGCCAAGGACGTCTACACCCGGGGCGTGTACGAGATCTCCGGCTACCGTGCCGACGCCGACCTCATGATCTGGTGGACCTGCCCCGACCCGGACCTGCTGCAGGAGACCTACCAGCGGTTCCGCCAGACGACGCTGGGCGCGCACCTCGACCCGGTGTGGTCGGCCGTCGGCCTGCACCGGCCGGCCGAGTTCAACCGCAGCCACATCCCGGCGTACGTCCGGCGTGAGGACCCGCGCGACTACGTCTGCGTCTACCCGTTCAACCGCTCGCTCGAGTGGTACCTGCTGCCCGACTACGAGCGGCGCGGGATGCTCTCCGAGCACGGGATCATGGGCCGGGAGTACGAGGACGTACGCGCCAACACCGTCTCCGCCTTCGGCCTCGGCGACTACGAGTGGCTGCTCGCCTTCGAGGCGGACCAGCTGCACCGGATCGTCGACTGCATCCGCCACCTGCGCTCGAGCGCCGCCCGCCGGCACACCCGGCTGGAGACGCCCTTCTACACCGGCGCCCGCAAGCCCATCGCGGACATCGTCGCCGCCCTGCCCTGA
- the katG gene encoding catalase/peroxidase HPI: protein MSETRETAPNVNEANSVGCPVEHPRAPHPTQGGGNRGWWPNQLNLHLLAKNPAVANPLGERFDYAAAFTSLDLAAVKSDIAEVLTTSQDWWPADFGHYGPFMIRMAWHSAGTYRIDDGRGGAGSGQQRFAPLNSWPDNGNLDKARRLLWPVKKKYGQKISWADLMVLAGNVALESMGFQTFGFAGGRPDVWEPDEDVYWGPESTWLGDERYTGDRELEEPLGAVQMGLIYVNPEGPNGNPDPLASARDIRETFRRMAMNDEETVALIAGGHTFGKTHGAGPAESVGPEPEGAPIEQQGLGWKSSYGTGKGGDAITSGLEGIWTNTPTTWDNSFFEILFGYDWELFQSPAGANQWRPKDGAGAGTVPDAHDPATTHAPTMLTTDLALRFDPVYEPISRRFRDDPAAFADAFARAWYKLTHRDMGPVERYLGPEVPAEVLIWQDPVPPVAGELVDATDVATLKGQILASGLTVSQLVSTAWASASTYRGGDKRGGANGARLRLEPQIGWEVNEPDQLAVVLRALTGIQETFNVAGGRQVSLADLIVLAGGVGVEQAARNAGHDVEVPFTPGRTDASQEQTDVESFAPLEPKADGFRNYLGKAQRLPAEFLLVDRANLLTLSAPEMTVLVGGLRVLGANYQQSPLGAFTTTPGALTNDFFVNLLDLGVTWTPTSEDANTFEGRDDATGEVRWTGSRVDLVFGSNSELRAVAEVYGSDDAKQKFVDDFVAAWTKVMNLGRFDLA, encoded by the coding sequence ATGTCCGAGACCCGCGAAACCGCGCCCAACGTCAACGAAGCGAACAGCGTGGGGTGCCCGGTCGAGCACCCGCGTGCCCCGCACCCCACCCAGGGCGGCGGGAACCGTGGCTGGTGGCCGAACCAGCTCAACCTGCACCTCCTTGCCAAGAACCCCGCCGTGGCCAACCCCCTCGGCGAGCGGTTCGACTACGCGGCGGCGTTCACGTCCCTCGACCTCGCCGCCGTGAAGAGCGACATCGCCGAGGTGCTGACGACCTCGCAGGACTGGTGGCCGGCCGACTTCGGGCACTACGGCCCGTTCATGATCCGGATGGCGTGGCACTCCGCGGGGACCTACCGCATCGACGACGGCCGTGGGGGCGCCGGCAGCGGCCAGCAGCGGTTCGCGCCGCTGAACAGCTGGCCGGACAACGGCAACCTCGACAAGGCCCGCCGCCTGCTGTGGCCGGTCAAGAAGAAGTACGGGCAGAAGATCTCCTGGGCCGACCTGATGGTCCTCGCGGGAAACGTCGCCCTGGAGTCGATGGGCTTCCAGACCTTCGGCTTCGCCGGCGGCCGCCCGGACGTCTGGGAGCCGGACGAGGACGTCTACTGGGGTCCCGAGTCGACCTGGCTCGGCGACGAGCGCTACACCGGTGACCGGGAGCTCGAGGAGCCCCTGGGCGCGGTCCAGATGGGCCTCATCTACGTCAACCCCGAGGGCCCGAACGGCAACCCGGACCCGCTCGCCTCGGCCCGTGACATTCGCGAGACGTTCCGCCGGATGGCGATGAACGACGAGGAGACGGTCGCCCTGATCGCCGGCGGCCACACCTTCGGCAAGACGCACGGTGCCGGCCCGGCGGAGAGTGTCGGCCCCGAGCCCGAGGGCGCCCCGATCGAGCAGCAGGGCCTCGGCTGGAAGAGCTCCTACGGCACCGGCAAGGGCGGCGACGCGATCACCAGCGGCCTCGAGGGCATCTGGACGAACACGCCGACGACATGGGACAACAGCTTCTTCGAGATCCTCTTCGGGTACGACTGGGAGCTGTTCCAGAGCCCGGCGGGCGCCAACCAGTGGCGGCCGAAGGACGGCGCCGGGGCCGGCACCGTCCCGGACGCGCACGACCCGGCGACGACGCACGCGCCGACGATGCTGACGACCGACCTCGCGCTGCGCTTCGACCCGGTCTACGAGCCGATCTCGCGGCGCTTCAGGGACGACCCGGCCGCGTTCGCCGACGCGTTCGCGCGGGCCTGGTACAAGCTGACGCACCGTGACATGGGGCCGGTCGAGCGTTATCTCGGCCCGGAGGTCCCGGCCGAGGTGCTGATCTGGCAGGACCCGGTCCCGCCGGTCGCGGGTGAGCTCGTCGACGCCACGGATGTGGCCACCCTCAAGGGCCAGATCCTCGCGTCCGGCCTGACGGTCTCCCAGCTGGTCTCCACCGCCTGGGCGTCGGCCTCGACCTACCGGGGCGGCGACAAGCGCGGCGGCGCCAACGGCGCCCGCCTCCGCCTGGAGCCGCAGATCGGTTGGGAGGTCAACGAGCCCGACCAGCTCGCGGTCGTCCTGCGGGCCCTGACCGGGATCCAGGAGACCTTCAACGTGGCCGGTGGCCGGCAGGTCTCGCTCGCCGACCTGATCGTGCTCGCCGGTGGCGTCGGCGTCGAGCAGGCGGCGAGGAACGCCGGCCACGACGTCGAGGTCCCGTTCACGCCGGGCCGCACCGACGCCTCGCAGGAGCAGACCGACGTCGAGTCGTTCGCGCCGCTCGAGCCGAAGGCGGACGGGTTCCGCAACTACCTCGGGAAGGCCCAGCGGCTGCCGGCCGAGTTCCTGCTGGTCGACCGGGCGAACCTGCTGACCCTCTCCGCCCCGGAGATGACCGTCCTCGTCGGTGGCCTGCGGGTCCTCGGCGCGAACTACCAGCAGTCGCCGCTCGGCGCGTTCACCACAACCCCGGGGGCGCTGACGAACGACTTCTTCGTCAACCTGCTCGATTTGGGCGTCACGTGGACGCCCACGTCCGAGGACGCGAACACGTTCGAGGGCCGCGACGACGCCACCGGCGAGGTCAGGTGGACCGGGAGCCGCGTCGACCTGGTCTTCGGCTCGAACTCCGAGCTGAGGGCGGTCGCGGAGGTCTACGGCAGCGACGACGCGAAGCAGAAGTTCGTGGACGACTTCGTCGCCGCCTGGACCAAGGTCATGAACCTCGGCCGCTTCGACCTGGCCTGA
- a CDS encoding S1C family serine protease, producing MSDDVPPAQRDDPAGQGDEPAEQEPLDAYSAAVVHVASTVLPSVASLRVRGRRGQGAGSASVLTTDGFLLTSAHVVEGADTAEAIFTDGSDVTADVIGRDPLSDLAVLRARGDVPSPVTLGDAGQLRVGQLVVALGNPLGLAGSVTAGIVSALGRSLPTQSGRVVDEVIQTDAALNPGNSGGVLADSRGRMVGVNTAVAGIGLGLAVPINDTTRGLIATLMRHGRVRRAWLGIAGAEAPLPPALAAKVGRRAGLRVAQVVDGSPAERAGLRRGDVVLSVDGQEIATSTAIQKLMVEHAIGRRLEVTVWRNGALVDVVAVPRELTDA from the coding sequence ATGAGTGATGACGTCCCGCCAGCCCAGCGTGACGACCCCGCCGGCCAGGGCGACGAGCCGGCCGAGCAGGAGCCGCTCGACGCCTACTCAGCGGCCGTCGTCCACGTGGCGAGCACGGTGCTGCCGAGCGTCGCGAGCCTGCGGGTCCGCGGCCGGCGCGGGCAGGGCGCCGGCAGCGCGAGCGTCCTGACCACCGACGGGTTCCTGCTCACCAGCGCGCACGTCGTAGAGGGGGCGGACACCGCCGAGGCGATCTTCACCGACGGCTCCGACGTCACCGCCGATGTGATCGGCCGTGATCCGCTGTCGGACCTCGCGGTGCTCCGGGCGCGCGGCGACGTGCCGTCTCCGGTCACCCTCGGCGACGCCGGCCAGCTGCGGGTCGGCCAGCTGGTCGTCGCGCTCGGCAACCCCCTCGGCCTGGCCGGCAGCGTCACCGCCGGGATCGTCTCCGCGCTCGGCCGCTCGCTGCCGACCCAGTCCGGCCGGGTCGTCGACGAGGTCATCCAGACCGACGCGGCCCTCAACCCGGGCAACAGCGGCGGGGTGCTCGCCGACAGCCGGGGCCGCATGGTCGGCGTCAACACGGCGGTCGCGGGGATCGGCCTCGGCCTCGCCGTCCCGATCAACGACACCACCCGCGGCCTGATCGCCACCCTGATGCGCCACGGCCGGGTCCGCCGCGCCTGGCTCGGCATCGCCGGCGCCGAGGCCCCGCTGCCACCGGCGCTGGCCGCCAAGGTGGGGCGCCGCGCCGGCCTGCGGGTCGCCCAGGTGGTCGACGGCAGCCCCGCCGAACGCGCGGGCCTGCGTCGTGGCGACGTCGTCCTGTCCGTCGACGGCCAGGAGATCGCCACCAGCACCGCCATCCAGAAGCTCATGGTCGAACACGCCATCGGCCGCCGCCTGGAGGTCACCGTGTGGCGAAACGGCGCCCTCGTCGACGTCGTCGCCGTCCCCCGCGAGCTCACCGACGCCTAG
- a CDS encoding sugar transferase, with product MTATAPAGWQAASPPQRTAAPGRAPRGGQAPPPGGYRAQLRWEHRYVRVLILFDAAACVAATGVAYVIRFGGFLHFEMRATSPRWYLLATVLLPLVWGVAMSLNRAYEPRFLGGGSEEFRRVVNAAMRVVATVATVSYVTKAEIARAYVLVVFPVAILLTVAGRIGGRGLLHRARRQGRCMHRVLVVGAGESAAMLVRLAQRDPTAGWSVVGVVLDRSPGRHSSDRPERSGFDLLGVPIVGTTESLHTSIRATRATTVAISPQVDGGTLQRMLWNLEGSDVEVLVSSALTDVVGPRISIRPVAGLPLLHVEEPELTGSRRVMKMLFDRAVALSIVLFFSPLLLGLALAVRLNSRGPAIFKQVRVGRGGQPFKMYKFRSMYVDAEARLVGLRTSNEGQGLLFKMRDDPRVTGVGKFLRKWSLDELPQLFNVLRGDMSLVGPRPPLPSEVAAYEGDVHRRLMVKPGLTGLWQISGRSDLAWDESVRLDLRYVENWTLAMDFVILWRTVFAVLRREGAY from the coding sequence GTGACGGCGACCGCGCCGGCCGGCTGGCAGGCGGCCAGTCCGCCCCAGCGGACGGCGGCGCCCGGCCGTGCTCCGCGAGGCGGCCAGGCGCCGCCGCCGGGCGGCTACCGGGCCCAGCTGCGGTGGGAGCATCGCTACGTCCGGGTGCTGATCCTCTTCGACGCCGCCGCCTGTGTGGCCGCGACCGGTGTGGCATACGTCATCCGGTTCGGTGGCTTTCTGCACTTCGAGATGCGGGCCACGTCGCCGCGGTGGTACCTGCTCGCGACGGTGCTGCTGCCACTGGTCTGGGGCGTCGCGATGTCGTTGAACCGGGCCTACGAGCCCCGGTTCCTCGGCGGCGGCTCCGAGGAGTTCCGCCGGGTCGTCAACGCCGCGATGCGGGTCGTCGCGACGGTTGCGACCGTGTCGTACGTGACCAAGGCGGAGATCGCCCGCGCCTACGTGCTGGTCGTCTTCCCGGTGGCGATCCTGCTGACCGTGGCCGGCCGGATCGGCGGGCGCGGCCTCCTGCACCGGGCGCGCCGGCAGGGCCGGTGCATGCACCGGGTGCTCGTGGTCGGCGCCGGCGAGTCGGCGGCGATGCTGGTCCGGCTCGCGCAGCGCGACCCGACAGCGGGGTGGTCGGTCGTCGGCGTCGTGCTGGACCGCTCGCCCGGTCGGCACAGCAGCGACCGTCCCGAGCGCAGCGGGTTCGACCTGCTGGGCGTGCCGATCGTCGGCACCACCGAGTCGCTGCACACCTCGATCAGGGCGACCCGCGCCACCACGGTTGCGATCTCGCCGCAGGTGGACGGCGGGACCCTGCAGCGGATGCTGTGGAACCTGGAGGGCTCGGACGTCGAGGTGCTCGTCTCGTCGGCGCTGACCGACGTCGTCGGCCCGAGGATCTCGATCCGGCCGGTGGCCGGCCTGCCGTTGCTGCACGTCGAGGAGCCGGAGCTGACCGGCTCGCGCCGGGTCATGAAGATGCTCTTCGACCGGGCGGTGGCGCTGAGCATCGTCCTGTTCTTCTCGCCGCTGCTGCTCGGGCTCGCGCTCGCGGTCCGGCTCAACAGCCGCGGACCGGCAATCTTCAAGCAGGTCCGGGTCGGCCGGGGCGGCCAGCCGTTCAAGATGTACAAGTTCCGCTCGATGTACGTCGACGCCGAGGCGCGCCTGGTCGGGCTGCGGACGAGCAACGAGGGCCAGGGCCTGCTGTTCAAGATGCGCGACGACCCGCGGGTGACCGGGGTCGGGAAGTTCCTGCGCAAGTGGTCGCTCGACGAGCTGCCGCAGCTGTTCAACGTCCTGCGGGGGGACATGTCGCTGGTCGGCCCCCGCCCGCCGCTGCCGAGTGAGGTCGCCGCGTACGAGGGCGACGTGCACCGCCGGCTGATGGTCAAGCCCGGCCTGACGGGCCTGTGGCAGATCAGCGGCCGCTCCGACCTGGCCTGGGACGAGTCGGTCCGCCTCGACCTGCGCTACGTCGAGAACTGGACGCTGGCCATGGACTTCGTGATCCTCTGGCGCACCGTCTTCGCGGTCCTGCGCCGCGAGGGCGCCTACTAG
- a CDS encoding ribonuclease D produces the protein MTDAAEPASPAVTPLLEPVEGVPPVTSDARALAAVAERLAAGEGPVAFDAERASGYRYSQRAYLVQIRRRGSGTVLIDPVTLPDLTVLQEKVGECEWVLHAASQDLPCLAELGLRPTRLFDTELAGRLLGYERVGLGMMVERVLGFGLEKGHSAADWSTRPLPEPWLRYAALDVELLVELRDALTAELTETGKLEFALQEFAAIAAAPPREPRAEPWRRTSGIHRARSRRQLAAVRSMWTARDKIARVRDIAPGRVLPDSAIIDAVLSAPADAAELVKLPVFSGPRLRRSAGVWMTALTQAAALPDAELPPATASTGGDGLPPPNRWAERDPIAAARLARVRASLNKVAGEQNMPVENLIEPALTRRVAWSPPGELSAAAVADALRAGGARPWQVDLTATAIAVALIEPPKAEPQEPRPAGRAATAAAGPAGGTEAAP, from the coding sequence GTGACCGACGCGGCAGAGCCGGCGTCGCCCGCCGTCACCCCACTGCTGGAACCGGTCGAGGGCGTACCACCCGTCACCAGCGACGCGAGGGCCCTCGCCGCGGTGGCCGAGCGGCTCGCCGCGGGTGAGGGTCCGGTGGCCTTCGACGCCGAGCGCGCATCCGGCTATCGCTACAGCCAGCGCGCCTACCTGGTCCAGATCCGCCGGCGCGGCTCCGGCACGGTGCTGATCGACCCGGTCACACTGCCCGACCTGACCGTGCTCCAGGAGAAGGTCGGCGAGTGCGAGTGGGTGCTGCACGCCGCGAGCCAGGACCTGCCCTGCCTGGCCGAGCTGGGGCTGCGCCCGACGAGGCTGTTCGACACCGAGCTCGCCGGCCGGCTGCTGGGCTACGAGCGGGTCGGGCTCGGGATGATGGTCGAGCGGGTGCTCGGGTTCGGCCTGGAGAAGGGGCACTCCGCGGCTGACTGGTCGACCCGACCGCTGCCCGAGCCGTGGCTGCGCTACGCGGCGCTCGACGTCGAGCTGCTCGTCGAGCTGCGTGACGCGCTCACGGCCGAGCTCACCGAGACGGGCAAGCTGGAGTTCGCCCTCCAGGAGTTCGCGGCGATCGCCGCCGCCCCGCCACGCGAGCCGAGGGCCGAGCCCTGGCGGCGCACCAGCGGCATCCACCGCGCCCGCAGCCGACGGCAGCTGGCCGCGGTCCGCTCGATGTGGACCGCCCGGGACAAGATCGCCCGCGTCCGCGACATCGCGCCCGGCCGGGTGCTGCCAGACAGCGCGATCATCGACGCGGTGCTGTCCGCGCCCGCCGACGCCGCCGAGCTGGTCAAGCTGCCGGTGTTCTCCGGGCCGCGGCTGCGGCGCAGCGCCGGCGTCTGGATGACGGCGCTGACCCAGGCCGCGGCGCTGCCGGACGCGGAGCTCCCGCCCGCGACCGCCTCCACCGGCGGCGACGGGCTGCCGCCGCCCAACCGGTGGGCCGAGCGCGACCCGATCGCCGCCGCCCGGCTCGCCCGGGTCCGCGCCAGCCTCAACAAGGTCGCGGGCGAGCAGAACATGCCGGTGGAGAACCTGATCGAGCCCGCGTTGACCCGGCGGGTCGCCTGGTCGCCGCCCGGCGAGCTGTCCGCCGCGGCCGTGGCCGACGCGCTGCGCGCCGGCGGTGCCCGCCCCTGGCAGGTGGACCTGACGGCGACCGCGATCGCCGTCGCCCTGATCGAGCCCCCCAAGGCCGAGCCCCAGGAGCCGCGCCCGGCCGGCCGGGCCGCCACCGCGGCCGCCGGTCCGGCCGGCGGCACCGAGGCCGCCCCCTAG